TAAAATTCCCGATTATGCACTGGTTCGGGATATACAGATTCAGGAAAGAGAATCAGCTCTTGTCATTGGTACCCACGGACGCGGAATTTATATTTTAGACGACATCAACGTAATGCGAGAAATGACTGGATCGTTGGCCGATACAGAAATTGCATTGTTCGATAAGAAACAAATGAAAACTTCATCTGGAAAATATGGAGGAAGTATGGCTCTTGCAGGAGCTTGGCTGGCTCCCAATCCTGTTGAGATTCAACCTTTCAAATACTATTTAAAAGATCGCATTATGAAAGGCGAAATCAAAGCTGAAATTTATGATATCAATGGAAAACTCATTCAAAGTTTGACACCCAGCAATCGCAAAGGGATCAATAAAATTTACTGGAACCAACGCATGAAACCCGGTAGAGTTGCAGAGGGAGGCAGTAAATTAGATTTTTCTGCATTCGCTGCTCCAAGAGTATTACCCGGTTACTATCTATTCAAATTGAACATCGGTCAAAAAACCTTAGTAGATACATTTGAATTGATCCATACCGGAAGGCCGGATTATACCATTGAAGACCGAAAAGCGCAATTTGAATTATGTATGAAGTATTACCACATGCACGAACAACTTGCACGGATAGTAGAAGAGATTAGCAATAAACAAAAACAATTGAAAGACTTTATTGCAAATTCCAAAAAAGACAAGAGCCGTAAGTTTTTGGAAGCATATCATCGTGAACTAGAAGTTTTAAGAGCCAGCCTACTGGCCACACAGCAGAAGTCAATTTTTGCAGATGAAGAACAGTTGCGCGAGCGCATCTCAGAGGCCTATGGAGCTATAGCTTGGCAGGAAATCAGGCCTTCTAACCTCTCAAGTGATCGCGCATCTCAGTTGCAAAGCGAGGTAGATGCTGCAGATACCCAAAAAAATGAGATCTTTGCTAAAAGCAAATTGGGATTAGAAAAAATCATCAAAAGTGAAAAATTAAATCCAATTATGAAACCTTAATATATGGTTGTTTGTGTTTAAATAATGTTATTATTACTTAAGTAAGTAATTCTTTTTAGGTCATTAATTTCACGCCGGGAATTTACGTTAACTAACAAACGTATGTTATATTTTAATTGAAAAATGTGGGCTTTATTAATTTTATAACTAACGAGATATCAATTTATACGAAAAGTTTAAATATCAACTTGTGTTCATCTGGAACAAACTTAACAATATATTTAGGTATAAACTAACAATTGTTAGTCATATATGATAATGAAATGTTTAAGGTATTCTGCTTTGAAAGTACTGGCTTGAGTTCAATGGAATTTTGTAATCTTACAAACATTTGGTACGACCACCGTCTACTGGAACATTAATTCCTGTGATGTAAGATGCCAGCGGGCTGGCCAAAAAGGCAACGGCATAGGCTATTTCTGTGGCCTGACCGAATCTTCCGGCAGGTATGGCAGCTAACATTTTTTGAGCAATATTGTCGGTTGTGGTATTTTTATTATTAGCTTCAGTTTCCAAAATAGATTGCAGGCGATCCGTTTGTGTAGCGCCTGGTAGTACATTATTGACTGTGATGTTAAAGCTTGCTAATTCATTGGCAAGTGTTTTAGCCCAATTGGCAACAGCCGCTCTAACTGTGTTTGAAACTCCAAGATTGTCGAGAGGTTGTTTGACAGAAGTCGAAATAATATTAATGATCCTCCCATAAGAGGAAGACTTCATACCGGGTAAAATTTTTTGGACCAAAATATGGTTGCAAATCAAATGTTGTTGATATGCTTGCAGGTATGCTTCAACAGTTGCAGTGTGGGCCGGACCGCCCGGTGGGCCACCAGTATTGTTGACGAGAATTTGGAAGGAATGATCTAACAATAGTGCGTTTAGTTTTTTTTCTAATGCTGGAATATCATTTAAATCCATGACAAGAAAACTATGTTTCTGATGCGGACCTGATGGCAATTTTCCAATGAGATCTGCCAATTCTGTTTCAGTTCGGGCAACTGCGGTTATGGAAGCACCTGCTTCGGCCAGGGCGTATGCACAAGCTTTTCCAATTCCTTTGCTGGCACCACAAACCAATGCGTGATAGGGTCTTAAATCAATAACTAACATTAATCTATCAAATTAAAATTGCCTTTGAATATTTTTGTGGTGACTGCATTACAATCCTGATAATTTATTTTATACATGTATAAATAACTATCAATTGGATTTGTGTCGGCAGGTTGCCAAACTGCATTTTGATCTTCGCTTGAAAATATTTTTTCTCCCCAGCGATTGAATATACTCCATTCCAAATTGTAAATTCTGTGTTGTTGCTGAGGTTTTATGAATGCTTTAAAATTTTGATTTTCAGGTAAACCACTTCGCGTTATGATATTTGGAAATTGGACAAAAGTTTGTACCATTCGATGAGAAGGAAAAATTTCCTTGGAACGCATTAAATCATAACAAAATGTTTTTGCCCGAACAGTATAAATTCCTGGAGCTGTTATTTTAGCAATGCGATCTGTTTGTTGATTATTCCAGATAAAATCAAAACATTTTTCATTACAAATTGCTTGCAATTCCAAGGTATCGCCAGTGCAAATACTGTCTGCACTGAGGATTTTCATATTGACATCTTTGAAATATTGAATCTGAATCGTATCGCGTAATATAGATTTACAGGCATCATCTAAAATGATTTCTACCCAAATGAGGTCTTCATTTTTAAACTGGATTTCGGGGCCAGTTGCGCCTGTGCTCCATTTTATGGGCAGACCTGCATATAAATCGTGTATACGCAGTGATTTAAGAGAATCTTTACATAGTTCCAATTCGGATGGAAGCGGGTCAGCAATAACCGGAGCAGAGATTTCAATCATTTCAAAATCATCGACGAGATAATAAATGGCTTCTAAATATGGATCAGCAGGTCTTTTGGATCCAACGAAAAAGGTGTCCATTTTTTCCAGGGCTTGAAAACGACCCACAATGAAATGATCTTCGCCACCACATGCTTTGTACTCAAAAGTAAATTGACGATAAATTTTACCGGCAATATAATCTTCATCAGGGCTTTTAAAAGTGGGCATTATTTGCCTTAAAGGTTCGGATTGCGGATAAACGGCTTTCCCTTTTTGAATATGCACACCTATTTCGTCTATGATATAATTCAAATTCTGAGGATTTGCCATAAGCCAAAAACTGAAGCGATAAGTTGCGCCCATTTTTAAAGATTCAGTGAAATGATTGACGAGATATTCGTGTTTTCTGAACCCGGTAAAAAAACCACCATGTCGTTTGCCGGTTTTTGGTAAGTTCGAATAAATGTCGGGCGAACCGTATGTGGCCGAGTTCCAATCAGCCGGCACGTTCGCACCAAATCCAATTCCCAATTCTTTGAATCCCCGGGAATCGCATAAGTCGCATTGCTCGAAACCGGGATTGGGAATCAGATTTTGACTGTAATTTTCAAAATGAAAAAATAAATTTAAAATAAGGAACCAAAAAATTTGACGCATATCATTCAATATTTGACAAAGTTAAGGTAGTGATTTTTCAAGAAAAAATGCTAAAATTGAAATGACATAAAATATTTATCCTAAATGGACAATATTGATTATCTCTTATATTAAAATGAATAAGGCTTTCATTGCGCGAAGTGCATAAATATGGACCTGTCGCTTGGCAAAAAAAAAGTCCCGAAGACATGTTCATCTTCGGGACTTTTTTGTATTTTTTTGAATTCTAAAATCTATTCTGCGATGACTTCAAAGTTTACTTTGCAGTGAACATCTTTGTGAAAGTCAATCGTTGCGGTATAACTACCGGTGGTTTTAACTTCATCATCTAAATGAATTTTTTTGCGTTCAACCTCCAAATTGCATTGTTCTTTAATAGCTTGAGCTATTTGTAGACTGGTTACACTACCAAAGATTTTATCCGTACTTCCGACTTTGGCTCCAATTTTAATAGTTGCATTGGCCAATTGATCTGCCATTTGCTTGTAATCGTTCACTTTCTTATTTTCCTTAGCATCTTCCTGTTTTTTCATTTCTGCCAATTTTCTCAAATTGGAGTCATTCGCCAGAAGGGCTGCACCAATGGGAATCAGAAAATTCCTTCCATAACCTGGTTTGACTTTCACGATATCGTGTTTGTCTCCCAGATTGTCCATATCTTTTAATAAAATGATTTGCATAAGTTTTCGAATTTGAATTATTTCAACAAATCGGTTACAAACGGTAAAAGAGCGAGATGCCTTGCACGTTTCACAGCGGTTGAAACCCTTCTCTGGTATTTTAGAGAGTTTCCTGTGAGTCGTCTGGGTAATAACTTTCCTTGTTCATTAACGAACTGGATTAAAAAGGCATCATCTTTATAATCGATGTGCTTCAGTCCGAATTTTTTGAAACGGCAGTATTTAGATTTCTTTTGACCTATATTTGGATTGCTTAAGAACTTTATTTCGTCTTGCGTTGCCATAATTATTTTTGAATTGCAGGATTAGTGAATTATTCTTCTTCTTCAACGATGACAGGTACGACATCTGGTACTTTTGGCGCGACGACAAGGCGTGGGCTGTCAACGCCCTCTGGAACTGTTTTAAGCCTTTCTTTTCTTACTTTTTTGCCAATTTTTCCATTTCTTTTGTCTTCATTAAACTTGACACCATATTTGTCAAGCTTTACAGTGAGAAAGCGCATAATGCGCTCATCGCGTTTCAGAGCCAATTCTACCTTTACCAGGTATCCGGCGGTCTCGGAGGCAAATTCAATACTGAAATACACCCCGGTGTTGCGTTTATTAATGGGGTAGGCCAAAGGCCTCAAACCCATCTCATCGACATGAATAATACTTGCACCTTCTGCCACAAGCATATCCCTGTACGTTTGAGCTGTCGATTTTACTTCATCGCCCGACAGTACTGGATCTACGATAAAGGTTACTTCAAAATGACGCATATTTAATAAAATGTATTTTTTTTAAGGGCTGCAAAGCTAAGCAGTTTTCAACATTTAGCCAAAAATGAACACATTTTTTACGTT
The genomic region above belongs to Saprospiraceae bacterium and contains:
- a CDS encoding 50S ribosomal protein L9: MQIILLKDMDNLGDKHDIVKVKPGYGRNFLIPIGAALLANDSNLRKLAEMKKQEDAKENKKVNDYKQMADQLANATIKIGAKVGSTDKIFGSVTSLQIAQAIKEQCNLEVERKKIHLDDEVKTTGSYTATIDFHKDVHCKVNFEVIAE
- a CDS encoding SDR family oxidoreductase; amino-acid sequence: MLVIDLRPYHALVCGASKGIGKACAYALAEAGASITAVARTETELADLIGKLPSGPHQKHSFLVMDLNDIPALEKKLNALLLDHSFQILVNNTGGPPGGPAHTATVEAYLQAYQQHLICNHILVQKILPGMKSSSYGRIINIISTSVKQPLDNLGVSNTVRAAVANWAKTLANELASFNITVNNVLPGATQTDRLQSILETEANNKNTTTDNIAQKMLAAIPAGRFGQATEIAYAVAFLASPLASYITGINVPVDGGRTKCL
- a CDS encoding gliding motility-associated C-terminal domain-containing protein, whose product is MRQIFWFLILNLFFHFENYSQNLIPNPGFEQCDLCDSRGFKELGIGFGANVPADWNSATYGSPDIYSNLPKTGKRHGGFFTGFRKHEYLVNHFTESLKMGATYRFSFWLMANPQNLNYIIDEIGVHIQKGKAVYPQSEPLRQIMPTFKSPDEDYIAGKIYRQFTFEYKACGGEDHFIVGRFQALEKMDTFFVGSKRPADPYLEAIYYLVDDFEMIEISAPVIADPLPSELELCKDSLKSLRIHDLYAGLPIKWSTGATGPEIQFKNEDLIWVEIILDDACKSILRDTIQIQYFKDVNMKILSADSICTGDTLELQAICNEKCFDFIWNNQQTDRIAKITAPGIYTVRAKTFCYDLMRSKEIFPSHRMVQTFVQFPNIITRSGLPENQNFKAFIKPQQQHRIYNLEWSIFNRWGEKIFSSEDQNAVWQPADTNPIDSYLYMYKINYQDCNAVTTKIFKGNFNLID
- the rpsF gene encoding 30S ribosomal protein S6; this translates as MRHFEVTFIVDPVLSGDEVKSTAQTYRDMLVAEGASIIHVDEMGLRPLAYPINKRNTGVYFSIEFASETAGYLVKVELALKRDERIMRFLTVKLDKYGVKFNEDKRNGKIGKKVRKERLKTVPEGVDSPRLVVAPKVPDVVPVIVEEEE
- a CDS encoding 30S ribosomal protein S18, encoding MMATQDEIKFLSNPNIGQKKSKYCRFKKFGLKHIDYKDDAFLIQFVNEQGKLLPRRLTGNSLKYQRRVSTAVKRARHLALLPFVTDLLK